A window of Synechococcus sp. MEDNS5 contains these coding sequences:
- a CDS encoding M3 family metallopeptidase, with the protein MPPSELLRCEGLPRFDAIEAEHVDQQIPALLADLSERFTTLEDQLRERLSEPDSTPLSWDELMPPFHALGERLRWSWGVVTHLTAVRNTPELREAHARQQPEVVRFSNRVGQSRVLHQALRSLLEQKNNTLDSTQVRILETELLSMQHRGVGLKGDEQQAFNRTSERLAALSTSFSNHVLDATQQWSLVVDDRDQLRGVPDRVLDNLAVDAATADGPWRLGLDMPSYVPILTHAENRDLRETVYKAYVSRASQGELDNGPLIEEILALRQEQSQRLGYANWAELSLASKMADGVDAVETLLEELRAAALPVAEQELKELNQLAASRGAKEALAAWDVSFWAEQLRRERFDLDQEALRPWFPLPQVLDGLFNLCERLFAIRIEAADGDAPIWHEDVRFFRVLDRRGEALAGFYLDPFSRPASKRGGAWMDECLNRRRQPNGDLTLPVAYLICNQTPPSGETPSLMSFEEVETLFHEFGHGLQHMLTTVEHPQAAGINNVEWDAVELPSQFMENWCFDRKTLMGMARHWTTGEPLPEADYIKLCSSRTFMQGSGTLRQIHFALTDLRLHSQWSPELGLSPDAFRRRIAETTTVLPPIETDRFLCAFGHIFAGGYAAGYYSYKWAEVLSADAFSAFEEVGLEQDDAVAATGERFRNTILSLGGSLRPAEIYRQFRGRDASSAALIRHSGLATSTG; encoded by the coding sequence ATGCCCCCATCAGAACTGCTGCGTTGCGAGGGACTCCCTCGATTTGACGCCATCGAAGCCGAGCACGTGGATCAACAGATCCCGGCCCTGCTGGCTGATCTCAGTGAAAGGTTCACCACCCTGGAGGATCAGCTTCGCGAGCGACTCTCCGAACCAGACAGCACCCCCCTGTCCTGGGACGAACTCATGCCTCCATTCCATGCTCTTGGAGAACGCTTGCGTTGGAGCTGGGGCGTCGTCACGCACCTCACAGCCGTTCGCAATACGCCGGAGTTGCGTGAAGCCCACGCACGACAACAACCTGAAGTGGTGCGTTTCAGCAACAGGGTCGGACAGAGCCGTGTCCTTCACCAGGCCCTTCGTTCCTTGCTGGAGCAAAAGAACAACACACTTGATTCCACCCAGGTCCGCATTCTCGAAACCGAACTGCTCTCGATGCAGCATCGCGGTGTTGGCCTGAAAGGAGACGAACAGCAGGCCTTCAACCGCACCAGCGAGCGTCTGGCAGCCCTCTCCACCAGTTTCAGCAATCACGTTCTCGACGCCACCCAGCAATGGAGCCTCGTTGTTGACGACCGGGATCAACTGCGGGGAGTTCCCGATCGCGTCCTGGACAATCTGGCCGTTGATGCAGCCACGGCAGATGGGCCTTGGCGACTGGGACTGGACATGCCGAGCTACGTGCCGATCCTCACCCATGCCGAAAACCGCGATCTTCGCGAAACGGTTTACAAGGCCTACGTAAGCCGAGCGAGCCAGGGTGAGCTCGACAATGGCCCGCTCATCGAAGAAATCCTTGCTCTGCGCCAGGAGCAGTCTCAGCGACTGGGCTATGCCAACTGGGCCGAGCTGAGCCTGGCCTCCAAGATGGCCGATGGGGTGGATGCGGTGGAAACCCTTCTGGAGGAACTCAGGGCTGCAGCCCTGCCCGTCGCTGAACAGGAGCTGAAGGAACTAAACCAACTCGCTGCCAGTCGCGGTGCAAAGGAAGCTCTCGCTGCATGGGATGTGAGCTTTTGGGCGGAGCAACTGCGCAGGGAGCGCTTCGATCTCGATCAGGAAGCCTTGAGGCCGTGGTTTCCCCTGCCCCAGGTTCTCGATGGCCTGTTCAACCTCTGCGAACGCCTGTTTGCGATCCGCATTGAAGCGGCCGATGGAGATGCGCCCATCTGGCACGAGGACGTGCGGTTCTTCCGCGTCCTCGACCGCAGGGGAGAAGCCCTGGCTGGGTTTTACCTGGATCCCTTCAGCCGGCCAGCGAGCAAGCGCGGCGGAGCCTGGATGGATGAGTGCCTCAACCGCAGACGGCAACCGAACGGAGACTTAACCCTTCCAGTGGCCTACCTGATCTGCAATCAGACCCCACCTTCTGGGGAGACCCCCAGCCTCATGAGCTTCGAGGAGGTGGAGACTCTCTTCCACGAATTCGGGCATGGCTTGCAGCACATGCTCACAACAGTCGAGCACCCCCAGGCCGCTGGCATCAACAACGTGGAGTGGGATGCCGTGGAACTCCCCAGTCAGTTCATGGAGAACTGGTGCTTCGACCGGAAGACTCTGATGGGCATGGCCAGGCACTGGACAACCGGTGAACCGTTGCCTGAAGCGGATTACATCAAGCTCTGCAGCAGCCGTACCTTCATGCAGGGCAGTGGCACGCTTCGCCAGATCCACTTCGCACTCACCGATCTACGGCTGCACAGCCAATGGTCCCCAGAGCTCGGACTGAGCCCGGATGCCTTCCGTCGCCGTATCGCCGAGACGACGACGGTGCTGCCGCCGATCGAAACCGACCGCTTCCTCTGCGCGTTCGGCCATATTTTTGCCGGAGGTTACGCAGCGGGCTACTACTCCTACAAGTGGGCGGAAGTCCTCAGTGCTGACGCCTTCTCTGCGTTTGAAGAGGTCGGTCTGGAGCAGGATGATGCTGTGGCAGCCACGGGCGAGCGTTTCCGCAACACGATCCTCAGCCTGGGAGGAAGTCTCCGTCCAGCAGAGATCTACAGGCAGTTCCGGGGTCGGGATGCCAGCAGTGCAGCGCTCATTCGCCATTCGGGTCTGGCAACATCGACAGGCTGA
- a CDS encoding NAD(P)H-quinone oxidoreductase subunit 4 has translation MDANLPLTAASEAGFPWLSLIVLLPAAAALVMPLLPGDDQSPSPVPLNVAIGVLLVDLVLMLAVFSRHFDPLSSELQLVERVSWLPAIGLEWSLGADGLSAPLVVLSGLVTLLSVAASWNVTHKSRLYFGLLLVQASAQGLVFLSQDFLLFFLAWELELVPVYLLIAIWGGQNRQYAATKFILYTALASLLILISGLALALSGDSFTLNLNELAQRSPGGSFGLLCYLGFLVGFGVKLPMFPLHTWLPDAHGEANAPVSMLLAGVLLKMGGYALLRFNVQMLPDAHLVMAPALIILGIVNIVYGALNAFAQDNVKRRIACSSVSHMGFVLLGIGAVDALSISGAMLQMISHGLIAAAMFFVTGCFYERTKTLSIPNMGGLAKVLPITFAFFLASSLASLALPGMSGFISEITVFLGITSQESFTTLFRVTTIVLAAIGLVLTPIYLLSMCRRVFFGPRIPALAFVEDMRPRELVIGLTLLVPTLVIGIWPRIAMDLYEASTDALAVDLAKHTVVAMRALLPTG, from the coding sequence ATGGACGCCAATCTGCCTTTGACGGCTGCGTCCGAAGCGGGCTTCCCCTGGCTGTCCCTGATCGTGTTGCTGCCGGCAGCGGCTGCATTGGTCATGCCCTTGTTGCCGGGCGATGACCAGTCCCCTTCTCCGGTGCCACTCAATGTGGCCATCGGCGTTCTGCTGGTGGATCTCGTGCTCATGCTGGCTGTGTTCAGCCGGCACTTTGATCCGCTCAGCAGCGAGCTCCAACTTGTGGAAAGGGTCAGCTGGCTTCCGGCCATCGGCCTGGAATGGTCCCTTGGAGCCGATGGTCTCTCAGCACCACTTGTTGTTCTCAGTGGCCTAGTCACCCTGCTCTCGGTGGCAGCCAGCTGGAATGTCACCCATAAATCACGGCTTTATTTCGGCCTGCTTTTGGTCCAGGCCTCGGCACAGGGCCTCGTGTTCCTGTCCCAGGATTTCCTGCTCTTCTTCCTCGCATGGGAGCTGGAACTGGTTCCCGTCTATCTCTTGATTGCCATCTGGGGTGGTCAGAACCGTCAATACGCCGCGACCAAATTCATCCTTTACACCGCGCTTGCGTCGCTGCTGATCCTGATCAGTGGGCTGGCACTGGCCCTCTCGGGCGACAGCTTCACGCTCAATCTCAATGAGCTCGCCCAACGCTCACCGGGAGGAAGCTTCGGCCTGCTTTGCTATCTCGGCTTCCTTGTGGGCTTTGGCGTGAAACTGCCGATGTTCCCGCTTCATACCTGGCTTCCGGATGCCCACGGGGAAGCAAATGCGCCGGTGTCCATGTTGTTAGCAGGCGTGCTTCTCAAAATGGGCGGCTACGCCCTGCTCAGGTTCAACGTTCAGATGCTTCCGGATGCCCACCTCGTGATGGCACCGGCCCTGATCATTCTTGGCATCGTCAACATCGTCTACGGCGCTCTCAATGCCTTCGCGCAAGACAACGTGAAGCGCAGAATCGCCTGCAGCTCGGTCAGTCACATGGGATTTGTGCTGCTGGGCATCGGTGCCGTCGATGCCCTCAGCATCAGTGGAGCCATGCTGCAGATGATCAGCCATGGCCTGATCGCCGCGGCCATGTTCTTCGTCACCGGGTGCTTTTACGAGCGCACCAAAACCCTGTCCATCCCGAACATGGGCGGACTGGCCAAGGTGCTGCCCATCACTTTCGCCTTTTTCCTGGCCAGCTCCCTTGCATCCCTCGCACTGCCCGGCATGAGTGGATTCATCAGCGAAATCACCGTATTCCTCGGCATCACCAGCCAGGAGAGTTTCACCACCCTGTTCAGGGTCACCACCATCGTGCTCGCAGCCATCGGTCTGGTTCTCACTCCGATTTATCTCCTGTCGATGTGCCGTCGGGTGTTCTTCGGTCCGCGTATTCCCGCCCTCGCTTTTGTCGAAGACATGCGTCCTCGCGAGCTGGTGATCGGTCTCACCCTGCTGGTCCCCACGCTTGTGATTGGCATCTGGCCCCGGATCGCGATGGATCTCTATGAAGCCTCCACCGATGCGCTGGCAGTGGATCTGGCCAAACACACCGTTGTGGCCATGCGCGCCCTTCTTCCCACCGGCTGA
- the thrB gene encoding homoserine kinase: MAQPRIGQTVVVDVPATTANIGPGFDCLGAALDLNNRFTMRRIEGDGERFELIIEGQEGSHLRGGAENLVYRAAQRVWKAAGEEPVALEARVRLAVPPARGLGSSATAIVAGLVGANALVGEPLSKEKLLELAIDIEGHPDNVVPSLLGGLCMTAKAASQRWRVVRCEWMQSVKAVVAIPSIRLSTSEARRAMPKTVPVGDAVVNLGALTLLLQGLRTGNGDLIADGMHDRLHEPYRWRLIKGGQEVRQAAIEAGAWGCAISGAGPSILALCTEDKGPGISQAMVRAWESVGVASRAPLLSLQTTGSHWQPRDAG, encoded by the coding sequence ATGGCCCAGCCGCGCATAGGCCAGACCGTTGTGGTGGATGTTCCAGCCACCACAGCCAACATCGGACCAGGCTTCGACTGTCTCGGTGCAGCCCTGGATCTGAACAACCGCTTCACCATGCGGCGCATCGAGGGAGATGGCGAACGCTTCGAACTGATCATCGAAGGGCAAGAGGGTTCCCATCTCCGCGGCGGAGCTGAAAACCTGGTGTATCGCGCCGCCCAGCGCGTCTGGAAAGCAGCTGGCGAGGAGCCTGTGGCTCTTGAAGCCAGGGTGCGTTTAGCGGTTCCGCCGGCCCGTGGCCTCGGGAGCAGTGCCACAGCCATCGTTGCCGGGCTGGTGGGAGCCAATGCGTTAGTCGGGGAACCTCTCAGCAAAGAAAAATTGCTGGAACTGGCTATCGATATCGAGGGGCATCCCGACAATGTGGTGCCATCCCTGCTCGGGGGCCTGTGCATGACAGCCAAAGCGGCATCACAGCGATGGCGGGTGGTGCGTTGCGAATGGATGCAAAGCGTTAAAGCCGTGGTGGCGATTCCTTCCATCCGCCTGAGCACCAGTGAAGCCCGGCGAGCCATGCCGAAAACTGTTCCCGTGGGAGATGCAGTGGTCAATCTTGGTGCCCTCACCCTGCTCCTGCAGGGCCTGCGCACAGGAAACGGCGATCTGATTGCCGATGGCATGCATGATCGGCTGCATGAGCCTTACCGGTGGCGCTTGATCAAGGGAGGGCAGGAGGTTCGCCAGGCCGCTATTGAAGCGGGAGCCTGGGGCTGCGCCATCAGTGGGGCAGGGCCCAGCATCCTGGCGCTCTGCACGGAAGACAAAGGCCCCGGCATCAGCCAGGCCATGGTCAGGGCCTGGGAGTCGGTGGGTGTTGCCAGTCGAGCGCCCCTGCTGAGCTTGCAGACGACCGGAAGCCACTGGCAGCCTCGCGATGCTGGGTAG
- a CDS encoding glucokinase, which produces MAAKTFLAGDLGGTKTLLALYSETDQGLNKELSHRYASAEWSDLESMLGDFLQTLPPGLSKPETSCIAVAGPVQNGTAKLTNLPWSMSESSLCEATGLQRLELVNDFAVLIHGLPHFNASQQVVLQSGSGRDTPAPAGQDGGAVAILGAGTGLGMARGLPAAKGWMALPSEGGHREFAPRTEDEWQLAQWMRSALDLDRLSIERVVSGTGLGHVMCWLLSAQDQTDHPLQDKAKVWRTLPAEHPEHEDLPAHTSRAAVSGDPLAKAAMTLWLGAYGSAAGDLALQELCVGGLWIGGGTAEKVIGGLRSSQFLEPLRRKGRFRPLIESLTIRAVTDPEAGLFSAACRARDLAEPGGTLA; this is translated from the coding sequence ATGGCAGCCAAAACATTTTTGGCCGGTGATCTCGGAGGCACCAAGACCCTGCTGGCCCTCTACAGCGAAACCGATCAGGGGCTGAACAAAGAGCTTTCACACCGCTATGCATCGGCTGAGTGGAGCGACCTCGAGTCGATGCTGGGCGATTTTCTCCAGACTCTGCCCCCGGGTCTCTCCAAGCCTGAAACCAGCTGCATCGCCGTAGCCGGACCAGTTCAGAACGGAACAGCAAAGCTCACGAATCTGCCCTGGAGCATGAGTGAATCCTCTCTGTGCGAAGCCACAGGACTGCAGCGCCTTGAGCTGGTCAACGACTTTGCCGTGCTCATCCATGGCCTGCCCCACTTCAATGCGTCGCAACAGGTGGTGCTGCAGTCCGGAAGCGGCCGAGACACTCCGGCACCGGCCGGACAGGACGGCGGAGCTGTGGCCATTCTTGGTGCAGGCACGGGCCTAGGGATGGCCCGCGGCCTTCCGGCGGCCAAGGGCTGGATGGCCTTGCCCAGTGAGGGAGGTCACCGGGAATTCGCCCCGCGAACGGAGGATGAATGGCAACTGGCCCAGTGGATGCGCAGCGCTCTTGACCTCGATCGACTGTCGATCGAACGCGTTGTCAGCGGCACGGGGCTTGGACATGTGATGTGCTGGCTGCTCTCCGCGCAGGATCAAACCGATCACCCCTTGCAAGACAAGGCGAAAGTCTGGAGAACACTGCCGGCAGAGCACCCGGAGCATGAAGACTTGCCGGCCCACACGAGTCGGGCAGCGGTGTCAGGCGATCCCTTGGCGAAGGCCGCGATGACGTTGTGGCTCGGAGCGTATGGGTCCGCCGCGGGAGATCTGGCCCTTCAGGAGCTCTGCGTCGGTGGACTCTGGATCGGCGGTGGTACCGCGGAAAAGGTCATTGGCGGCCTGCGCTCCTCGCAGTTTCTGGAGCCTCTTCGCCGCAAAGGACGCTTCAGGCCCTTGATCGAGAGCCTCACCATCCGGGCCGTGACCGATCCGGAGGCCGGATTGTTCAGTGCGGCCTGCAGGGCGCGCGATCTGGCTGAGCCGGGTGGGACACTGGCCTGA
- a CDS encoding DUF1824 family protein translates to MTQSPITALGDLTRLRGAPELSTEAAQRLRAELSEAMGSANWFTVGVMAPSATQALEALRALERSQTWEPMTVVASTEEQGPVFLKANQNGGSIRIRIEHGLGEGILITGHGDDESQPSTTWGPLPLNFFNEAGTDAQR, encoded by the coding sequence ATGACGCAGTCTCCAATCACCGCCCTCGGCGATCTGACCCGTCTGCGCGGGGCACCGGAGCTCAGCACAGAGGCCGCCCAACGCCTGCGAGCAGAGCTATCTGAAGCCATGGGCAGCGCCAATTGGTTCACCGTCGGCGTCATGGCCCCCTCGGCCACCCAAGCCCTTGAAGCCCTGCGGGCGCTGGAACGCAGCCAGACGTGGGAGCCCATGACTGTGGTGGCCAGCACCGAGGAGCAAGGACCTGTGTTCCTCAAGGCCAACCAGAACGGTGGATCCATCCGCATCCGTATCGAACACGGCTTGGGAGAAGGAATCCTGATCACTGGACACGGTGATGACGAGAGCCAGCCCAGCACCACCTGGGGACCGCTTCCGCTGAATTTTTTCAATGAAGCTGGCACCGACGCACAGCGCTGA
- the thrS gene encoding threonine--tRNA ligase encodes MANHDYQTVSSAAATTSASPSPVVLPKTSENEQLLKIRHSMSHVMAMAVQQLFPNARVTIGPWTESGFYYDFDNPDPFTEADLKAIKKGMIKIINKKLPLERVAVSRADAEAKIRSQNEPYKLEILEGLQEPITLYTLGNEWWDLCAGPHVEHTGQLNAKAFELESVAGAYWRGDETKAQLQRIYGTAWETPEQLAEHKRRKEEALRRDHRRIGKDLDLFSIEDEAGAGLVFWHPRGARMRLLIEDFWRQAHFEGGYELLYTPHVADISLWKTSGHLDFYAESMFGPMQVDEREYQLKPMNCPFHVLTYASKLRSYRELPIRWAELGTVYRYERPGVMHGLMRVRGFTQDDAHVFCLPEQISDEILKILDLTERILSTFDFSNYEINLSTRPEKSIGEDAVWDLATKGLIEALERKSWAYKIDEGGGAFYGPKIDLKIEDAIGRMWQCSTIQLDFNLPERFKLDYIAADGSKQRPIMIHRAIFGSLERFFGIMTENYAGDYPFWLAPEQVRLLPVTDEVQPYAESLLDQLTQAGVRATIDRSGDRLGKLIRTGEQMKIPVLAVIGAKEAEQNAVSLRSRRDGDLGVVAVADLLRAAQSANTQRAAGLELNG; translated from the coding sequence ATGGCGAATCACGATTATCAGACGGTGAGCAGCGCGGCAGCAACGACCTCAGCCTCCCCCAGCCCAGTGGTGCTGCCCAAAACAAGCGAAAACGAGCAGCTGCTCAAGATTCGCCACTCCATGAGCCATGTGATGGCTATGGCAGTGCAACAGCTCTTTCCTAACGCCCGTGTCACTATCGGGCCTTGGACCGAATCCGGCTTCTACTACGACTTCGACAACCCCGATCCCTTTACCGAAGCCGATCTGAAGGCGATTAAGAAGGGGATGATCAAGATCATTAACAAAAAGCTCCCTCTCGAGCGCGTCGCGGTGAGCCGAGCCGACGCCGAGGCCAAAATCAGAAGCCAGAACGAGCCCTACAAACTCGAAATTCTTGAGGGCCTGCAGGAGCCGATCACCCTCTACACCCTGGGGAATGAATGGTGGGATCTCTGCGCTGGGCCCCATGTGGAACACACCGGCCAGCTCAACGCCAAGGCTTTTGAGCTGGAGAGCGTGGCAGGCGCTTACTGGCGCGGCGATGAAACCAAGGCCCAGTTGCAGCGGATCTACGGCACCGCCTGGGAGACCCCCGAACAGCTGGCCGAGCACAAGCGCCGCAAGGAAGAAGCCCTGCGCCGTGACCATCGCCGCATTGGCAAAGACCTCGACCTGTTCTCAATCGAAGACGAAGCCGGCGCCGGGCTGGTGTTCTGGCACCCCCGCGGCGCCCGTATGCGTCTGCTGATCGAGGACTTCTGGCGCCAGGCCCACTTCGAGGGCGGCTACGAGCTGCTCTACACACCCCACGTGGCCGACATCAGCCTCTGGAAGACCTCCGGCCACCTCGACTTCTACGCCGAAAGCATGTTCGGCCCGATGCAGGTGGACGAGCGGGAGTACCAGCTCAAGCCGATGAACTGCCCGTTCCACGTGCTCACCTACGCCAGCAAGTTGCGCAGCTACCGGGAACTGCCGATCCGCTGGGCCGAACTGGGAACCGTGTACCGCTACGAGCGGCCGGGTGTGATGCACGGCTTGATGCGCGTGCGCGGCTTCACCCAGGACGACGCCCACGTGTTCTGCCTTCCCGAGCAGATCAGCGATGAGATTCTGAAAATTCTCGACCTCACAGAGCGGATTCTCTCCACCTTCGATTTCAGCAACTACGAGATCAACCTCTCCACCCGCCCGGAGAAATCGATCGGCGAGGACGCTGTGTGGGATCTGGCCACCAAAGGCCTGATCGAAGCGCTGGAACGCAAAAGCTGGGCCTACAAGATCGATGAAGGCGGCGGTGCTTTTTACGGTCCGAAGATCGATCTCAAGATCGAAGATGCCATCGGCCGGATGTGGCAGTGCTCCACCATCCAGCTCGATTTCAACCTGCCGGAGCGGTTCAAGCTCGATTACATCGCTGCTGATGGCAGCAAGCAGCGCCCGATTATGATCCACCGGGCCATCTTCGGCTCGCTGGAACGGTTCTTCGGGATCATGACCGAGAACTACGCGGGCGACTATCCCTTCTGGCTGGCACCCGAGCAGGTGCGGCTGCTGCCGGTCACCGATGAGGTGCAACCCTACGCCGAAAGCCTGCTCGACCAGCTCACCCAGGCGGGGGTGCGGGCCACGATCGATCGCAGCGGCGACCGTCTCGGCAAGTTGATCCGCACCGGAGAACAGATGAAAATTCCCGTATTGGCCGTGATCGGTGCCAAAGAAGCCGAGCAAAACGCCGTGAGTCTGCGCAGCCGCAGGGATGGCGATCTCGGGGTGGTGGCTGTGGCCGATCTGCTCCGAGCCGCTCAGAGCGCCAACACACAACGTGCCGCAGGCCTGGAGCTGAACGGATGA
- a CDS encoding DUF2605 domain-containing protein produces the protein MKPDRDPEADALLESLLDSLLKDFNHWFHRGEELLQVCPDVVMDVADREAMAARLDEGLRAIEATRALVNASPEAMAVSMEAMAPWHQLVMEVWALAAQVTKASR, from the coding sequence ATGAAGCCGGATCGGGATCCTGAGGCCGATGCTCTGCTGGAGTCCCTATTGGATTCACTGCTGAAGGATTTCAATCACTGGTTCCATCGGGGAGAAGAGTTGCTGCAGGTCTGCCCAGACGTTGTGATGGATGTGGCGGACCGTGAAGCCATGGCGGCACGGCTTGATGAGGGCCTTCGTGCCATCGAGGCAACGCGAGCGCTCGTGAATGCCAGTCCTGAGGCGATGGCCGTGTCGATGGAGGCCATGGCGCCGTGGCACCAGCTGGTGATGGAGGTCTGGGCTCTGGCGGCTCAGGTGACCAAGGCGTCGCGATGA
- a CDS encoding DUF2752 domain-containing protein: MRSASGHRRSGWISLGLLAALVLRARGVPLLLPGCPLRTLTGIPCPTCFLTRSALATLHGDLGEALELHLFGPPLLLGLGWVGWRQGVLGRDLPRLGASGWLVLLGLGSGLGFYWILRLTLWFVLDVSLPA; this comes from the coding sequence ATGAGGAGCGCTTCAGGCCATCGACGCAGTGGTTGGATCAGTCTGGGCTTGCTCGCTGCCCTCGTTCTGCGCGCACGAGGCGTGCCCCTGCTGCTGCCAGGGTGCCCTCTGCGAACTCTCACAGGGATCCCTTGCCCCACTTGCTTTCTGACTCGTTCGGCTTTGGCGACGCTGCACGGTGATCTCGGAGAAGCTCTGGAGCTTCATCTCTTCGGCCCGCCCCTGTTGTTGGGCCTGGGTTGGGTCGGATGGCGGCAGGGGGTCTTGGGCAGGGATCTGCCAAGGCTGGGGGCCTCCGGTTGGCTCGTGCTCCTCGGTCTCGGCTCTGGACTCGGTTTTTACTGGATCCTGCGCCTGACGCTTTGGTTTGTTCTGGATGTCTCCCTGCCTGCTTAA
- a CDS encoding endolysin translates to MALHFVWSVAHLLRRTATPIRSSKFSGAKFLGIGALSVGLMMTLGTSIQAERSEKRVEQAQTVAEALRGDSQDNRGDNLQATPYVITPERRALLNTIRYAEGTWKDGRDLGYRTLYGGGLFQDLSRHPERVVVKRYSSAAAGAYQFLPSTWQETARSLKLPSFAPKHQDQAALHLVKKRGALQEVDRNGLTRAAMNRLAPEWASFPTHAGRSAYGQPVKTHAELLAFYESNLLKLRQGT, encoded by the coding sequence GTGGCGCTTCATTTCGTTTGGAGTGTTGCCCACTTGCTTCGTCGAACCGCCACGCCGATCCGCTCTTCCAAGTTCTCCGGAGCCAAGTTCCTTGGCATTGGAGCCCTCAGCGTGGGTCTGATGATGACGCTTGGCACGAGCATCCAGGCTGAACGCTCCGAGAAGCGAGTGGAACAGGCCCAGACCGTGGCTGAAGCTCTTCGTGGTGATTCACAGGACAATCGCGGCGACAACCTCCAGGCCACTCCGTACGTAATCACGCCCGAACGCCGGGCCTTGCTCAACACCATCCGATACGCCGAAGGGACCTGGAAGGACGGCCGAGATCTTGGCTACCGCACCCTCTACGGCGGCGGGCTTTTTCAAGACCTGTCCCGTCACCCCGAACGCGTCGTGGTGAAGCGCTACTCCAGTGCCGCGGCTGGCGCCTACCAGTTTCTGCCCAGCACCTGGCAGGAAACGGCCCGCAGCCTCAAGCTTCCCAGCTTCGCTCCCAAGCATCAGGACCAGGCGGCTTTGCACCTGGTGAAAAAACGCGGAGCCCTTCAAGAGGTTGACCGCAATGGCCTGACCAGGGCCGCCATGAACCGTCTGGCGCCGGAGTGGGCCTCCTTTCCTACCCATGCCGGGCGCAGTGCCTACGGGCAACCCGTGAAGACCCACGCCGAACTCCTGGCGTTTTATGAAAGCAATCTGCTCAAGTTGCGCCAAGGCACCTAA
- the trpS gene encoding tryptophan--tRNA ligase produces the protein MGRPRVLSGVQPTGALHLGNWLGAIRNWVDLQHDHDTYFCVVDLHAVTVPHDPQRLAEDTLSTAALYLACGLDPELCTIFVQSQVPAHSELCWLLNCVTPLNWLERMIQFKEKAVKQGDNVSVGLLDYPVLMAADILLYDADLVPVGEDQKQHLELARDIAQQRINARFGSEDAPILKVPEPLILKDGARVMSLTDGRSKMSKSDPNEGSRITLLDPPELITKKIKRAKTDPERGLEFGNPERPETDNLLGLYALLSGRGREAAAAECSEMGWGQFKPLLAEATVAALDPIQKRYHELMEDRGQLLSVLEIGRERAGAVADASVQRVRAALGFLRRS, from the coding sequence ATGGGTCGGCCACGCGTACTTTCTGGCGTCCAGCCAACCGGTGCCCTCCATCTGGGGAACTGGCTCGGAGCAATCCGAAACTGGGTGGATTTGCAGCACGACCACGACACGTACTTCTGCGTGGTGGATCTGCATGCCGTAACCGTGCCCCACGACCCGCAACGCCTGGCGGAGGACACCCTCTCCACCGCTGCGCTCTACCTGGCCTGCGGACTTGATCCTGAGCTCTGCACAATCTTTGTGCAGAGCCAGGTCCCCGCCCACAGCGAACTGTGCTGGCTGCTGAACTGCGTCACCCCCCTCAACTGGCTGGAACGCATGATCCAGTTCAAGGAAAAGGCTGTGAAACAGGGGGACAACGTGTCTGTGGGACTCCTGGATTACCCAGTACTCATGGCCGCTGACATCCTTCTTTATGACGCTGACCTCGTCCCTGTCGGAGAAGACCAAAAACAGCATCTGGAGCTCGCTCGCGACATCGCACAGCAACGCATCAATGCCAGGTTCGGGAGCGAGGACGCTCCGATCCTGAAGGTCCCCGAACCGCTCATCCTCAAGGATGGTGCTCGGGTGATGAGCCTCACTGACGGTCGCAGCAAGATGAGCAAGAGCGACCCGAACGAGGGAAGCCGCATCACCTTGCTCGACCCTCCGGAACTGATCACCAAAAAGATCAAACGGGCCAAGACTGATCCGGAACGCGGCCTCGAGTTCGGCAACCCTGAACGGCCGGAGACAGACAATCTCCTCGGGCTTTATGCGCTTCTGAGCGGCAGAGGGCGTGAGGCAGCAGCCGCGGAGTGCTCTGAGATGGGGTGGGGTCAATTCAAACCCCTTCTTGCAGAGGCCACCGTGGCTGCACTCGATCCGATTCAGAAGCGCTACCACGAACTGATGGAGGACCGAGGTCAGCTCCTCTCAGTTTTGGAAATCGGCCGAGAGCGAGCCGGTGCGGTCGCGGATGCCAGCGTGCAAAGGGTTCGCGCAGCCCTGGGCTTTCTCAGGCGCAGCTAA